Proteins co-encoded in one Cytophaga hutchinsonii ATCC 33406 genomic window:
- the gatC gene encoding Asp-tRNA(Asn)/Glu-tRNA(Gln) amidotransferase subunit GatC: protein MSLDTKTIGKIAHLARLEFDDKSLEAFSTDFNKILSWIDKLNEVNTDNVEPLIHMSHELNVLREDIDKVTISHEEALKNAPKKDSDYFRVPKFLS, encoded by the coding sequence ATACTAAAACAATTGGAAAGATTGCGCACCTGGCGCGTCTTGAGTTTGATGATAAATCACTGGAAGCATTTTCAACAGACTTCAATAAAATTTTATCCTGGATCGATAAATTAAATGAAGTGAATACTGATAATGTAGAGCCCTTGATTCACATGAGTCATGAATTGAATGTGCTGCGTGAAGACATCGACAAAGTAACCATCAGCCACGAAGAGGCATTAAAAAATGCGCCTAAAAAAGATTCAGATTATTTCAGAGTTCCTAAATTCCTCTCATAG